Proteins encoded by one window of Scatophagus argus isolate fScaArg1 chromosome 8, fScaArg1.pri, whole genome shotgun sequence:
- the LOC124062733 gene encoding IQ motif and SEC7 domain-containing protein 1-like isoform X4, producing the protein MWKFKAFCLDYWHVLCLHPHNNFYKSVEGDGRPSESGPSLDGGASYGQGPVTHGSAISPDRFDSPLYSHGVQPGPQRSRRPKLQHSQSILRKQAEEEAIKRSRSLSESYELSADLQDKQVEMLERKYGGRFITRHAARTIQTAFRQYQMNKNFERLRSSMSENRMSRRIVLSNMRMQLSFEGPEKVHSSYFEGRQVSMTEDGTPLSMVQSECGDIEVHQQANMASHPAPQGDLSDAITELEDAFSRQVKSLAESIDDALNCRSLQGDEGPDPEAMGCSKVEREVPYQVKSHRRVGGHLHDETMASYSDVTLFIDEEDMSPSVALTRSGDQPSSTESDLRLRSVNSSQEYWPIDPKDEGRDTDTSCRSTPSLECQEQRLRMDHLPLLTIEPPSDSSAELSDRSERGSVKRPPVYEPHGHIVTSSQASPKHIIHGPPPRASSRDDDAPLRHRHRQLESHLAINGSANRQSKSESDFSDGDNDSINSTSNSNDTINCSSESSSRDSLREQTLSKQTYHKETRNSWDSPIFSNDVIRKRHYRIGLNLFNKKPEKGIQYLTERGFIPDTPVGVAHFLLQRKGLSRQMIGEFLGNRQKQFNRDVLDCVVDEMDFQGMELDEALRKFQNHIRVQGEAQKVERLIEAFSQRYCICNPTVVRQFRNPDTIFILAFAIILLNTDMYSPNVKPERKMKLEDFIKNLRGVDDGEDIPRETLVGIYERIRKRELKTNEDHVSQVQKVEKLIVGKKPIGSLHHGLGCVLSLPHRRLVCYCRLFEVPDPNKLQKLGLHQREIFLFNDLLVVTKIFQKKKNSVTYSFRQSFSLYGMQVMLFESQYYPNGIRLTSAIPGADIKVLINFNAPNPQDRKKFTDDLRESIAEVQEMEKYRIESELEKQKGVVRPSMSQSSGLKKEAGNGSMNRASLDDTYAMGEGLKRSALSSSLRDLSEAGKRGRRSSAGSLDSNMEGSIISSPHTRRRATTPREGAPRGHPPIPNSASTSILGSLFGSKRGKPSSQSHSALPPPGHPTLISHKPHPTNLHHTAQAAHTVQAQLHGHHSHYCQVPQNPPPYHHHHHYHPPPHTQYHQHPAYTSHAHQHAHSQHSHYSQHSHHTSHSQHAPHHHSQQVGSAPGGPKPKHSGISTVV; encoded by the exons TGGAAGGGGATGGACGGCCCAGTGAGAGTGGCCCTTCCCTGGATGGTGGGGCCAGCTATGGCCAGGGCCCGGTGACTCACGGCTCCGCCATCAGCCCTGACCGATTTGACAGCCCACTTTACAGCCACGGGGTTCAGCCTGGACCTCAGAGATCTCGTCGGCCCAAGCTCCAGCACTCGCAGTCCATCCTCCGTaagcaggctgaggaggaggccATCAAGCGGTCCCGCTCGCTTTCTGAGAGCTATGAGCTCTCTGCTGACCTCCAGGACAAACAG GTGGAGATGCTGGAGCGTAAATATGGTGGACGATTCATAACTCGGCATGCAGCCCGCACTATCCAGACAGCCTTTCGCCAGTATCAGATGAACAAGAACTTTGAACGTCTTAGGAGCTCTATGTCTGAGAACCGTATGTCCAGACGTATTGTTCTCTCCAACATGAGGATGCAGCTCTCATTCGAGGGCCCTGAGAAAGTGCACAGCTCCTACTTTGAAGGGAGACAGGTGTCCATGACAGAAGATGGCACCCCGCTGTCCATGGTGCAGTCTGAATGTGGAGATATAGAAGTCCACCAACAAGCCAACATGGCATCTCACCCAGCACCACAGGGTGACCTTTCAGATGCCATCACGGAGCTGGAAGATGCCTTTTCCAGGCAGGTTAAATCTCTTGCTGAGTCGATAGATGATGCACTGAACTGTCGCAGCCTTCAGGGGGATGAGGGTCCCGACCCAGAGGCCATGGGCTGCTCGAAGGTGGAGAGAGAAGTGCCCTATCAGGTTAAGTCCCACCGCAGGGTAGGTGGACACTTGCACGATGAAACGATGGCATCCTATAGTGATGTTACTCTGTTCATCGATGAGGAGGACATGTCCCCCTCTGTTGCTCTGACGAGGTCAGGGGACCAGCCCTCCAGCACAGAATCGGACTTGCGGTTGCGTTCAGTCAACTCCTCTCAGGAGTACTGGCCTATTGACCCCAAAGATGAGGGTCgtgacacagacacaagctgCCGCAGCACTCCTTCTCTTGAGTGCCAAGAGCAGCGTCTTAGAATGGACCATCTTCCTTTGTTGACCATAGAACCTCCGAGCGACAGCTCCGCAGAGCTCAGTGACCGGTCTGAACGTGGCTCTGTCAAACGCCCACCTGTGTATGAACCACATGGCCACATTGTAACATCTTCCCAGGCGAGCCCTAAACACATTATCCATGGACCCCCACCCCGAGCTTCCTCCCGGGATGATGACGCACCTCTGCGCCATCGCCATCGCCAGCTGGAAAGCCACTTAGCCATCAACGGATCAGCCAACAGACAGAGTAAGTCAGAATCTGACTTCTCTGATGGGGACAATGACAGCATCAATAGCACATCCAACTCCAACGACACCATCAACTGCAGCTCTGAGTCCTCCTCCAGAGACAGCCTTCGAGAGCAGACACTGAGCAAGCAGACTTACCACAAAGAGACCCGCAACAGCTGGGATTCGCCCATCTTCAGTAATGATGTTATACGCAAGAGACACTACCGCATCGGCCTGAATCTCTTCAACAA GAAGCCAGAAAAGGGCATCCAGTACCTGACTGAGAGGGGATTCATCCCTGACACACCGGTTGGTGTGGctcacttcctgctgcagagGAAGGGGCTGAGCAGGCAGATGATTGGAGAATTTCTTGGCAATCGACAGAAACAGTTCAACAGAGATGTGTTGGA CTGTGTGGTAGATGAAATGGACTTCCAGGGCATGGAGCTGGATGAGGCTCTCAGGAAGTTTCAGAACCACATCCGTGTTCAGGGTGAGGCCCAGAAAGTGGAGCGGCTCATTGAAGCCTTCAG CCAGCGCTACTGCATCTGCAACCCCACGGTAGTGCGACAGTTCAGGAACCCTGACACCATCTTCATCCTGGCATTTGCCATCATCCTCCTCAACACTGACATGTACAGCCCCAACGTCAAGcctgagaggaagatgaagcTGGAGGACTTTATCAAGAACTTGAGAG GTGTGGATGATGGGGAGGACATCCCTAGAGAGACCCTGGTCGGCATCTATGAGAGGATCCGTAAGCGAGAGCTCAAGACCAATGAAGACCACGTCTCACAGGTGCAAAAGGTTGAGAAGCTCATTGTGGGAAAGAAACCA ATTGGATCACTCCACCATGGCCTGGGATGT GTGCTGTCGCTGCCCCATCGCCGGCTGGTATGTTACTGCCGCCTGTTTGAAGTGCCAGATCCCAACAAGCTCCAGAAGCTGGGCCTGCATCAGCGGGAGATCTTCCTGTTCAATGACCTCCTAGTG GTAACCAagatttttcagaaaaagaagaactcCGTGACGTACAGCTTCAGACAGTCCTTCTCTTTGTATGGGATGCAAGTCATGCTGTTTGAAAGTCAGT ATTACCCAAATGGAATCAGACTTACATCAGCGATACCAGGTGCAGACATCAAAGTCCTCATCAACTTTAACGCGCCCAACCCCCAGGACCGCAAAAAGTTCACAGATGACCTACGAGAGTCCATTGCCGAGGTCCAGGAAATGGAGAAATACAGAATAGAGT CTGAGCTGGAGAAGCAGAAGGGGGTGGTCAGGCCCAGCATGTCGCAGAGCTCCGGTCTGAAGAAGGAAGCTGGCAACGGCAGCATGAACCGCGCCAGTCTGGACGACACTTACGCCATGGGAGAGGGCCTGAAGAGGAGCGCCCTCAGCAGCTCCCTGCGAGACCTCTCTGAAGCAG GCAAGCGGGGGCGTCGCAGCAGTGCAGGATCACTAGACAGCAATATGGAA GGGTCCATCATTAGCAGTCCACACACACGCCGGAGAGCCACCACACCACGTGAGGGCGCACCCCGCGGCCATCCTCCCATCCCTAACTCAGCATCGACTTCCATTCTTGGGTCACTCTTTGGCAGCAAGCGAGGCAAGCCCTCATCTCAGAGCCATTCTGCTTTGCCTCCACCTGGTCACCCAACTCTTATATCCCACAAGCCCCACCCAACCAACCTGCACCACACAGCAcaggcagcacacacagtgcaggCCCAACTCCACGGTCACCATTCCCACTACTGCCAAGTTCCACAAAACCCACCACcttaccaccaccaccaccactaccacccccctccccacacgCAGTACCACCAGCACCCGGCCTACACCTCACACGCACACCAACATGCCCACTCACAGCACAGCCATTACAGCCAGCATTCCCATCACACCTCACACTCCCAGCACGCTCCTCACCACCACAGTCAGCAAGTGGGTTCAGCACCTGGTGGACCCAAACCCAAACACAGTGGCATCAGCACCGTAGTGTGA
- the LOC124062733 gene encoding IQ motif and SEC7 domain-containing protein 1-like isoform X8 — MLERKYGGRFITRHAARTIQTAFRQYQMNKNFERLRSSMSENRMSRRIVLSNMRMQLSFEGPEKVHSSYFEGRQVSMTEDGTPLSMVQSECGDIEVHQQANMASHPAPQGDLSDAITELEDAFSRQVKSLAESIDDALNCRSLQGDEGPDPEAMGCSKVEREVPYQVKSHRRVGGHLHDETMASYSDVTLFIDEEDMSPSVALTRSGDQPSSTESDLRLRSVNSSQEYWPIDPKDEGRDTDTSCRSTPSLECQEQRLRMDHLPLLTIEPPSDSSAELSDRSERGSVKRPPVYEPHGHIVTSSQASPKHIIHGPPPRASSRDDDAPLRHRHRQLESHLAINGSANRQSKSESDFSDGDNDSINSTSNSNDTINCSSESSSRDSLREQTLSKQTYHKETRNSWDSPIFSNDVIRKRHYRIGLNLFNKKPEKGIQYLTERGFIPDTPVGVAHFLLQRKGLSRQMIGEFLGNRQKQFNRDVLDCVVDEMDFQGMELDEALRKFQNHIRVQGEAQKVERLIEAFSQRYCICNPTVVRQFRNPDTIFILAFAIILLNTDMYSPNVKPERKMKLEDFIKNLRGVDDGEDIPRETLVGIYERIRKRELKTNEDHVSQVQKVEKLIVGKKPIGSLHHGLGCVLSLPHRRLVCYCRLFEVPDPNKLQKLGLHQREIFLFNDLLVVTKIFQKKKNSVTYSFRQSFSLYGMQVMLFESQYYPNGIRLTSAIPGADIKVLINFNAPNPQDRKKFTDDLRESIAEVQEMEKYRIESELEKQKGVVRPSMSQSSGLKKEAGNGSMNRASLDDTYAMGEGLKRSALSSSLRDLSEAGKRGRRSSAGSLDSNMEGSIISSPHTRRRATTPREGAPRGHPPIPNSASTSILGSLFGSKRGKPSSQSHSALPPPGHPTLISHKPHPTNLHHTAQAAHTVQAQLHGHHSHYCQVPQNPPPYHHHHHYHPPPHTQYHQHPAYTSHAHQHAHSQHSHYSQHSHHTSHSQHAPHHHSQQVGSAPGGPKPKHSGISTVV, encoded by the exons ATGCTGGAGCGTAAATATGGTGGACGATTCATAACTCGGCATGCAGCCCGCACTATCCAGACAGCCTTTCGCCAGTATCAGATGAACAAGAACTTTGAACGTCTTAGGAGCTCTATGTCTGAGAACCGTATGTCCAGACGTATTGTTCTCTCCAACATGAGGATGCAGCTCTCATTCGAGGGCCCTGAGAAAGTGCACAGCTCCTACTTTGAAGGGAGACAGGTGTCCATGACAGAAGATGGCACCCCGCTGTCCATGGTGCAGTCTGAATGTGGAGATATAGAAGTCCACCAACAAGCCAACATGGCATCTCACCCAGCACCACAGGGTGACCTTTCAGATGCCATCACGGAGCTGGAAGATGCCTTTTCCAGGCAGGTTAAATCTCTTGCTGAGTCGATAGATGATGCACTGAACTGTCGCAGCCTTCAGGGGGATGAGGGTCCCGACCCAGAGGCCATGGGCTGCTCGAAGGTGGAGAGAGAAGTGCCCTATCAGGTTAAGTCCCACCGCAGGGTAGGTGGACACTTGCACGATGAAACGATGGCATCCTATAGTGATGTTACTCTGTTCATCGATGAGGAGGACATGTCCCCCTCTGTTGCTCTGACGAGGTCAGGGGACCAGCCCTCCAGCACAGAATCGGACTTGCGGTTGCGTTCAGTCAACTCCTCTCAGGAGTACTGGCCTATTGACCCCAAAGATGAGGGTCgtgacacagacacaagctgCCGCAGCACTCCTTCTCTTGAGTGCCAAGAGCAGCGTCTTAGAATGGACCATCTTCCTTTGTTGACCATAGAACCTCCGAGCGACAGCTCCGCAGAGCTCAGTGACCGGTCTGAACGTGGCTCTGTCAAACGCCCACCTGTGTATGAACCACATGGCCACATTGTAACATCTTCCCAGGCGAGCCCTAAACACATTATCCATGGACCCCCACCCCGAGCTTCCTCCCGGGATGATGACGCACCTCTGCGCCATCGCCATCGCCAGCTGGAAAGCCACTTAGCCATCAACGGATCAGCCAACAGACAGAGTAAGTCAGAATCTGACTTCTCTGATGGGGACAATGACAGCATCAATAGCACATCCAACTCCAACGACACCATCAACTGCAGCTCTGAGTCCTCCTCCAGAGACAGCCTTCGAGAGCAGACACTGAGCAAGCAGACTTACCACAAAGAGACCCGCAACAGCTGGGATTCGCCCATCTTCAGTAATGATGTTATACGCAAGAGACACTACCGCATCGGCCTGAATCTCTTCAACAA GAAGCCAGAAAAGGGCATCCAGTACCTGACTGAGAGGGGATTCATCCCTGACACACCGGTTGGTGTGGctcacttcctgctgcagagGAAGGGGCTGAGCAGGCAGATGATTGGAGAATTTCTTGGCAATCGACAGAAACAGTTCAACAGAGATGTGTTGGA CTGTGTGGTAGATGAAATGGACTTCCAGGGCATGGAGCTGGATGAGGCTCTCAGGAAGTTTCAGAACCACATCCGTGTTCAGGGTGAGGCCCAGAAAGTGGAGCGGCTCATTGAAGCCTTCAG CCAGCGCTACTGCATCTGCAACCCCACGGTAGTGCGACAGTTCAGGAACCCTGACACCATCTTCATCCTGGCATTTGCCATCATCCTCCTCAACACTGACATGTACAGCCCCAACGTCAAGcctgagaggaagatgaagcTGGAGGACTTTATCAAGAACTTGAGAG GTGTGGATGATGGGGAGGACATCCCTAGAGAGACCCTGGTCGGCATCTATGAGAGGATCCGTAAGCGAGAGCTCAAGACCAATGAAGACCACGTCTCACAGGTGCAAAAGGTTGAGAAGCTCATTGTGGGAAAGAAACCA ATTGGATCACTCCACCATGGCCTGGGATGT GTGCTGTCGCTGCCCCATCGCCGGCTGGTATGTTACTGCCGCCTGTTTGAAGTGCCAGATCCCAACAAGCTCCAGAAGCTGGGCCTGCATCAGCGGGAGATCTTCCTGTTCAATGACCTCCTAGTG GTAACCAagatttttcagaaaaagaagaactcCGTGACGTACAGCTTCAGACAGTCCTTCTCTTTGTATGGGATGCAAGTCATGCTGTTTGAAAGTCAGT ATTACCCAAATGGAATCAGACTTACATCAGCGATACCAGGTGCAGACATCAAAGTCCTCATCAACTTTAACGCGCCCAACCCCCAGGACCGCAAAAAGTTCACAGATGACCTACGAGAGTCCATTGCCGAGGTCCAGGAAATGGAGAAATACAGAATAGAGT CTGAGCTGGAGAAGCAGAAGGGGGTGGTCAGGCCCAGCATGTCGCAGAGCTCCGGTCTGAAGAAGGAAGCTGGCAACGGCAGCATGAACCGCGCCAGTCTGGACGACACTTACGCCATGGGAGAGGGCCTGAAGAGGAGCGCCCTCAGCAGCTCCCTGCGAGACCTCTCTGAAGCAG GCAAGCGGGGGCGTCGCAGCAGTGCAGGATCACTAGACAGCAATATGGAA GGGTCCATCATTAGCAGTCCACACACACGCCGGAGAGCCACCACACCACGTGAGGGCGCACCCCGCGGCCATCCTCCCATCCCTAACTCAGCATCGACTTCCATTCTTGGGTCACTCTTTGGCAGCAAGCGAGGCAAGCCCTCATCTCAGAGCCATTCTGCTTTGCCTCCACCTGGTCACCCAACTCTTATATCCCACAAGCCCCACCCAACCAACCTGCACCACACAGCAcaggcagcacacacagtgcaggCCCAACTCCACGGTCACCATTCCCACTACTGCCAAGTTCCACAAAACCCACCACcttaccaccaccaccaccactaccacccccctccccacacgCAGTACCACCAGCACCCGGCCTACACCTCACACGCACACCAACATGCCCACTCACAGCACAGCCATTACAGCCAGCATTCCCATCACACCTCACACTCCCAGCACGCTCCTCACCACCACAGTCAGCAAGTGGGTTCAGCACCTGGTGGACCCAAACCCAAACACAGTGGCATCAGCACCGTAGTGTGA
- the LOC124062733 gene encoding IQ motif and SEC7 domain-containing protein 1-like isoform X5, with product MSDASGDVTAIWNAMWRYCISSRTISVEGDGRPSESGPSLDGGASYGQGPVTHGSAISPDRFDSPLYSHGVQPGPQRSRRPKLQHSQSILRKQAEEEAIKRSRSLSESYELSADLQDKQVEMLERKYGGRFITRHAARTIQTAFRQYQMNKNFERLRSSMSENRMSRRIVLSNMRMQLSFEGPEKVHSSYFEGRQVSMTEDGTPLSMVQSECGDIEVHQQANMASHPAPQGDLSDAITELEDAFSRQVKSLAESIDDALNCRSLQGDEGPDPEAMGCSKVEREVPYQVKSHRRVGGHLHDETMASYSDVTLFIDEEDMSPSVALTRSGDQPSSTESDLRLRSVNSSQEYWPIDPKDEGRDTDTSCRSTPSLECQEQRLRMDHLPLLTIEPPSDSSAELSDRSERGSVKRPPVYEPHGHIVTSSQASPKHIIHGPPPRASSRDDDAPLRHRHRQLESHLAINGSANRQSKSESDFSDGDNDSINSTSNSNDTINCSSESSSRDSLREQTLSKQTYHKETRNSWDSPIFSNDVIRKRHYRIGLNLFNKKPEKGIQYLTERGFIPDTPVGVAHFLLQRKGLSRQMIGEFLGNRQKQFNRDVLDCVVDEMDFQGMELDEALRKFQNHIRVQGEAQKVERLIEAFSQRYCICNPTVVRQFRNPDTIFILAFAIILLNTDMYSPNVKPERKMKLEDFIKNLRGVDDGEDIPRETLVGIYERIRKRELKTNEDHVSQVQKVEKLIVGKKPIGSLHHGLGCVLSLPHRRLVCYCRLFEVPDPNKLQKLGLHQREIFLFNDLLVVTKIFQKKKNSVTYSFRQSFSLYGMQVMLFESQYYPNGIRLTSAIPGADIKVLINFNAPNPQDRKKFTDDLRESIAEVQEMEKYRIESELEKQKGVVRPSMSQSSGLKKEAGNGSMNRASLDDTYAMGEGLKRSALSSSLRDLSEAGKRGRRSSAGSLDSNMEGSIISSPHTRRRATTPREGAPRGHPPIPNSASTSILGSLFGSKRGKPSSQSHSALPPPGHPTLISHKPHPTNLHHTAQAAHTVQAQLHGHHSHYCQVPQNPPPYHHHHHYHPPPHTQYHQHPAYTSHAHQHAHSQHSHYSQHSHHTSHSQHAPHHHSQQVGSAPGGPKPKHSGISTVV from the exons TGGAAGGGGATGGACGGCCCAGTGAGAGTGGCCCTTCCCTGGATGGTGGGGCCAGCTATGGCCAGGGCCCGGTGACTCACGGCTCCGCCATCAGCCCTGACCGATTTGACAGCCCACTTTACAGCCACGGGGTTCAGCCTGGACCTCAGAGATCTCGTCGGCCCAAGCTCCAGCACTCGCAGTCCATCCTCCGTaagcaggctgaggaggaggccATCAAGCGGTCCCGCTCGCTTTCTGAGAGCTATGAGCTCTCTGCTGACCTCCAGGACAAACAG GTGGAGATGCTGGAGCGTAAATATGGTGGACGATTCATAACTCGGCATGCAGCCCGCACTATCCAGACAGCCTTTCGCCAGTATCAGATGAACAAGAACTTTGAACGTCTTAGGAGCTCTATGTCTGAGAACCGTATGTCCAGACGTATTGTTCTCTCCAACATGAGGATGCAGCTCTCATTCGAGGGCCCTGAGAAAGTGCACAGCTCCTACTTTGAAGGGAGACAGGTGTCCATGACAGAAGATGGCACCCCGCTGTCCATGGTGCAGTCTGAATGTGGAGATATAGAAGTCCACCAACAAGCCAACATGGCATCTCACCCAGCACCACAGGGTGACCTTTCAGATGCCATCACGGAGCTGGAAGATGCCTTTTCCAGGCAGGTTAAATCTCTTGCTGAGTCGATAGATGATGCACTGAACTGTCGCAGCCTTCAGGGGGATGAGGGTCCCGACCCAGAGGCCATGGGCTGCTCGAAGGTGGAGAGAGAAGTGCCCTATCAGGTTAAGTCCCACCGCAGGGTAGGTGGACACTTGCACGATGAAACGATGGCATCCTATAGTGATGTTACTCTGTTCATCGATGAGGAGGACATGTCCCCCTCTGTTGCTCTGACGAGGTCAGGGGACCAGCCCTCCAGCACAGAATCGGACTTGCGGTTGCGTTCAGTCAACTCCTCTCAGGAGTACTGGCCTATTGACCCCAAAGATGAGGGTCgtgacacagacacaagctgCCGCAGCACTCCTTCTCTTGAGTGCCAAGAGCAGCGTCTTAGAATGGACCATCTTCCTTTGTTGACCATAGAACCTCCGAGCGACAGCTCCGCAGAGCTCAGTGACCGGTCTGAACGTGGCTCTGTCAAACGCCCACCTGTGTATGAACCACATGGCCACATTGTAACATCTTCCCAGGCGAGCCCTAAACACATTATCCATGGACCCCCACCCCGAGCTTCCTCCCGGGATGATGACGCACCTCTGCGCCATCGCCATCGCCAGCTGGAAAGCCACTTAGCCATCAACGGATCAGCCAACAGACAGAGTAAGTCAGAATCTGACTTCTCTGATGGGGACAATGACAGCATCAATAGCACATCCAACTCCAACGACACCATCAACTGCAGCTCTGAGTCCTCCTCCAGAGACAGCCTTCGAGAGCAGACACTGAGCAAGCAGACTTACCACAAAGAGACCCGCAACAGCTGGGATTCGCCCATCTTCAGTAATGATGTTATACGCAAGAGACACTACCGCATCGGCCTGAATCTCTTCAACAA GAAGCCAGAAAAGGGCATCCAGTACCTGACTGAGAGGGGATTCATCCCTGACACACCGGTTGGTGTGGctcacttcctgctgcagagGAAGGGGCTGAGCAGGCAGATGATTGGAGAATTTCTTGGCAATCGACAGAAACAGTTCAACAGAGATGTGTTGGA CTGTGTGGTAGATGAAATGGACTTCCAGGGCATGGAGCTGGATGAGGCTCTCAGGAAGTTTCAGAACCACATCCGTGTTCAGGGTGAGGCCCAGAAAGTGGAGCGGCTCATTGAAGCCTTCAG CCAGCGCTACTGCATCTGCAACCCCACGGTAGTGCGACAGTTCAGGAACCCTGACACCATCTTCATCCTGGCATTTGCCATCATCCTCCTCAACACTGACATGTACAGCCCCAACGTCAAGcctgagaggaagatgaagcTGGAGGACTTTATCAAGAACTTGAGAG GTGTGGATGATGGGGAGGACATCCCTAGAGAGACCCTGGTCGGCATCTATGAGAGGATCCGTAAGCGAGAGCTCAAGACCAATGAAGACCACGTCTCACAGGTGCAAAAGGTTGAGAAGCTCATTGTGGGAAAGAAACCA ATTGGATCACTCCACCATGGCCTGGGATGT GTGCTGTCGCTGCCCCATCGCCGGCTGGTATGTTACTGCCGCCTGTTTGAAGTGCCAGATCCCAACAAGCTCCAGAAGCTGGGCCTGCATCAGCGGGAGATCTTCCTGTTCAATGACCTCCTAGTG GTAACCAagatttttcagaaaaagaagaactcCGTGACGTACAGCTTCAGACAGTCCTTCTCTTTGTATGGGATGCAAGTCATGCTGTTTGAAAGTCAGT ATTACCCAAATGGAATCAGACTTACATCAGCGATACCAGGTGCAGACATCAAAGTCCTCATCAACTTTAACGCGCCCAACCCCCAGGACCGCAAAAAGTTCACAGATGACCTACGAGAGTCCATTGCCGAGGTCCAGGAAATGGAGAAATACAGAATAGAGT CTGAGCTGGAGAAGCAGAAGGGGGTGGTCAGGCCCAGCATGTCGCAGAGCTCCGGTCTGAAGAAGGAAGCTGGCAACGGCAGCATGAACCGCGCCAGTCTGGACGACACTTACGCCATGGGAGAGGGCCTGAAGAGGAGCGCCCTCAGCAGCTCCCTGCGAGACCTCTCTGAAGCAG GCAAGCGGGGGCGTCGCAGCAGTGCAGGATCACTAGACAGCAATATGGAA GGGTCCATCATTAGCAGTCCACACACACGCCGGAGAGCCACCACACCACGTGAGGGCGCACCCCGCGGCCATCCTCCCATCCCTAACTCAGCATCGACTTCCATTCTTGGGTCACTCTTTGGCAGCAAGCGAGGCAAGCCCTCATCTCAGAGCCATTCTGCTTTGCCTCCACCTGGTCACCCAACTCTTATATCCCACAAGCCCCACCCAACCAACCTGCACCACACAGCAcaggcagcacacacagtgcaggCCCAACTCCACGGTCACCATTCCCACTACTGCCAAGTTCCACAAAACCCACCACcttaccaccaccaccaccactaccacccccctccccacacgCAGTACCACCAGCACCCGGCCTACACCTCACACGCACACCAACATGCCCACTCACAGCACAGCCATTACAGCCAGCATTCCCATCACACCTCACACTCCCAGCACGCTCCTCACCACCACAGTCAGCAAGTGGGTTCAGCACCTGGTGGACCCAAACCCAAACACAGTGGCATCAGCACCGTAGTGTGA